The window AAAGAAATCTGAAGCTGCAAGGAAACGTAAATTCTGATTTCCTGTGGTGATGAGTTCGACCTTGTTTTAAATTTAAAATTTGGTAAACCGGAAAATCCTTTATGGGTTTTCCGGTTTATTTGTTTTATGAAGAAACATAATCTTTTTTAAAGAAAATGAAACTTCCGAGCTTTTGGAACGTATAAAGATATATAATAGATTATATAGAGAGAGGTGAAAAATACTATGCGTAAAATGATAGGAAGAGTTCTTCTGTTCATTTTATTCGTTTCCGTGTTCGCGTTCCCACTCTTAGAAACAGGAGCTGCAACTTCTAAGGTATATAAAGTTCCAGTTGAAAATGTGGTTGAGAAAGGATTGTATGCTTTTCTGCAACGGTCATTCACTGAAGCTAAAGAGGCGAAGGCAGAGGCCATTATCCTAGAGATTAATACGCCGGGTGGCTTTACTGATGCAGCTGACCAAATTGCCAAGCTTATGGATGAGAGTGACTTGAGAGTAATCGCTTACATTAATAATAAAGCGATGTCTGCCGGTGCTTTCATTGCCCTTCATGCAGATGAGATTTATATGGCGCCAACCGCAACAATGGGAGCTGCACAAGTAATCGATTCTGAAGGAAATGCGGCCGGTGTCAAAGCGCAGAGTGCCTGGGTTGCAGATATGATAACTGCCGCTGAGTCAAAAGGAAGAAAACCGATATACGCAGAGGCGATGGCAGATCCCGACATAGATTTACATGATTACCGGGCTGGAGTAGGAAAACTGCTGACGCTTAAAGCAGATGAAGCGAAAAAGGTCGGATATAGTGAAGAAACAGTGGCATCTTTCAATGAATTACGAAAAGTTACAGGTCTTGAAAACGCAGAAATCATTTCAACTAGTGAAACATTTACTGAAAAAATTGCGCGTTTCATTACGAACCCAGTCGTGGTACCTATCCTTTTATCAATAGCTGGATTGGGATTTGTACTTGAACTGTATTCTCCAGGATTCGGTGTGCCTGGAACGATGGCAGGGATTTCATTAATTTTATTTTTCTACGGGCACCTTGTTGCCGGGCTTGCAGGTTATGAAACGATTATCCTGTTTCTAATAGGGGTCGTTCTCATCGTAGCGGAATTCTTCTTGCCCCATGGTATAGCAGGGGTCATTGGAACGCTCGCAATTATTGGTAGTATCATTATGGCGGGCGGCAATCCTGTGTATATGGCGATTTCTGTCCTTATCGCGGTTGCTATCGCTGTTATAGGGATGGTGATTATTATGAAATTTTTCGGTAAAAAATTGCACTTGCTCAACAAAGTTGTATTGATGGATACAACTGATACAGAAAGTGGCTATGTTTCGAATGTGAACAGAATTGAATTGCTTGGGCGCATTGCAAAAACATCGACTGCGCTGAGACCATCGGGTGCAATTGAGTTAGATGGTGAACGAATCGATGTCGTTTCTGAAGGAAGCTACATTGCTAAAGGAATAAGTGTTATCATTGTAAAGGTTGAAGGTTCCCGGGTTGTAGTAAGGGAATCAGTAGAAAAGGGGGAAATTAAATAATGGCAGAACTTTTTGGTGCAGGAAGTGTAGTTACAATCATTGCAATAGCATTTGTGGCAATCCTCATATTGTCGGTATTTTTCACACTCGTCCCTGTGACGCTGTGGATTTCAGCAATGGCGGCAGGCGTCAGAGTAAGTATTTTCACACTGATTGGTATGCGTCTTCGCCGGGTAATCCCGAGTCGGATTGTTAATCCACTCATTAAAGCTCATAAAGCTGGACTTGATGTTTCAATTAATCAGCTTGAAAGTCACTATCTTGCAGGAGGGAACGTTGACCGTGTCGTCAATGCGTTAATTGCTGCACATCGTGCAAATATCGAACTTACATTTGAACGTGCAGCGGCTATCGATCTTGCTGGCCGTGACGTTTTGGAAGCAGTTCAAATGTCGGTTAACCCGAAAGTTATTGAGACACCATTCATCGCGGGTGTGGCAATGAACGGGATTGAAGTAAAAGCAAAAGCTCGTATTACAGTACGTGCCAATATCGACCGTCTTGTCGGTGGTGCTGGTGAAGAGACAATCGTTGCACGTGTTGGTGAAGGGATCATCTCAACAATCGGTTCATCTATTGACCATGCAAAAGTATTAGAAAACCCAGATATGATTTCTCAAACTGTTTTAGCAAAAGGGCTTGACTCCGGTACTGCATTTGAAATTCTATCAATTGATATTGCAGACGTTGACATCGGCAAAAACATCGGTGCGGAACTACAAACTGAACAAGCAATGGCCGATAAAAACATTGCGCAGGCAAAAGCTGAAGAACGCCGTGCAATGGCTGTTGCAAGTGAACAAGAAATGAAAGCGAAAGTTGAAGAGATGCGTGCGAAAGTTGTCAGTGCTGAAGCGGAAGTTCCGCTCGCTATGGCAGAAGCGTTACGTCAAGGTAATATTGGTGTTATGGATTATGTGAATTATAAAAATATCCAGGCAGACACAGGAATGCGAGATTCCATTAGCAACTTTGGTGGAAATCGAGATGATTCAGAAATTAAGAAGGACTAATAATTGAGAAGCCATTTCCTGGAAAGGGGATGCACGGATGGAACAGATAATCATTATTATCATTATGGCTGTTGTCGGATCTATTTTTAACAGTAAGAGCAAGAAAAAGGAACCGGCAAAGGGGCCGCAGTCTAAGCCATTCACGGCAACAGGCGGTACTCCTGACAGCCCGACAACTAAATTAAAAGAGATGTCTAAAGAGTTGTACCGTGAATTGCAGAAAGAGATGGCAGGGGAAGACCCAGAACCACCTAGTCGCCAATTGCAAAGACAGCAAAAGACACCAACTCCACTTGCTATTGAAGAGGCAAAACCTTCGAGATCAACTAATGAGAGAAAAGAACGGACTGATTCTTCGTCGAATCGTCACACCGAACGTCCCGATTCTTCAGTAAATCGACATAGTGGAAGATTGTCTGCACATGGCGGTAAACGTCAACCTGCCACAGCTATGGAGTCGCATAACTTAATGCCGAAAAATCAGAATGACCTATTGAAAGGCATTGTATTCTCTGAAATTTTTGGTCCGCCAAAATCAAAACAATAAGCATTGACCCCCTATCCGAATCATACGATGTGGATAGGGGGTTTTATATTTTGAGGAAACTATTTAATACGGGTTCATCAGTTACGATTGAAGATTTCACTACTTTAAGGGTTAATGGTCCTTACTCTTTGTTGAAACTTGGCCCCGATTTTGCAATCATCAGCAGTGGAGAATACAGAATTGAAGCTTCAGGCAGTGACTTGACGGTCGAAACGCTATCAGAAGAAGTAGCTGTCTTTACATTCACCTCAATTACTTCCATGAATGTGACGACGGGTACAGACAGGGAATCCGCATATGATGCGTAAACGATTTGAAGTTAAACTATCAGGTGATGGGAATCTGCCGGGATTGTTAACTAAACTTATTACAACAAGGACAAAAATTGCATCGTTATCTGTCGTAGATGGTGTAGCGCGTTTTCAGACTGACCGTAATGGGCTTAGGGTTATCCGCCGCAACAGAAGACATTATCGTTTAAAAGCGGAGATTAAAGTTGCCGGAATTGAGTCAGGCTCCAACCGTATCTTTTCTTCCAAACGATTCCTGATTGCCTGTCTTATTCCATTCGGTGCTTCATTCTTCCTGTGGACTGTAGATATCGAATCGAATATACCGGAAGTCGTGGATCGAATTGATAAGAAATTAGATAAAATATCAATTGTTCCGTTAAAACCTTTGGCATCGATTCCTGATGAGGGGGAAATTCGACGTGAACTGATGCTTGATGATCCAGCTTTATCTTGGGTTCGATTTGAACGAGTGGGTACGTCACTCACAGTGATCCCTATGCTTTCTCCTCCCTCAAATGACAAAATTGAAAAAGATGGACCACCATCAGATCTTGTAGCACGTACAGGGGGCGTTATAACCCGTTTTGAATTAAAAAAGGGGGAAAGGGTAGGACGTGTTCATCAGACTGTAAAGGAAGGGGACGTGCTTGCCACGGGCATACTTGAACAGGGTGATAAAACGACAATTGTCGGAGCAGATGGAGCCGTATATGCAGATTACTGGGTTGAATATTCATTTAGTTTACCAAAAAAGATAGATTTCCAATTGCAAGGCGAGGAAATCGTCGACTACACATTTAAACTGCCGTGGGATCAGCAGGACGAAACGGGGCGTTTTCCTTGGTCCTTTGTTAAGACCGATAGGTATATGAAAGAAACAGCAGGACAGTTTGAATTGAAAAAAGGCATGGAGGAAACAGTGCTTATTCCACTGCTAAAAAACAAACTTTTATCAGATTCTTTTTCAAAAGCAATTATTTTAGATGAAAAAGTTTTACACGTGACATTCGATAATGATAAAGTTAGTGGGACTATATTGTTTCTTATCAATGACAATATTGCTGTCAAAAGACTGATTCCCAAGGAGACTGAGCCTATTGGATGAGCAAATGATTCAACTGCATGTCGAAGACCCTAATGAAGCGGTCATGCTTCTCGGAATGTCTGACCAAAATATGAAGTTGATCGAAGAAGAGCTGGACGTTTCAATCATGACACGCGGAGAAACGATTTCGCTCAATGGTGAAGAAGAAAATAGGAGTTCAGCTAAAGTGCTTTTAGAACAATTGCTGAAAGTAATCCGTAAAGGAATTAATATCAATCAACGGGACGTCTCGACAGCGCTCGAGATGGTGAAAAGCGGCACAATCGAGTACTTTGCAGAATTGTACGATGAAGAAATTTCAAGGAATATGAAAGGGAAAGCGATTCGCGCCAAAACAATTGGCCAGCGTGAATATGTTAATGCTGTCCGTACGAGAGATCTGGTATTCTGTATCGGACCTGCTGGAACGGGGAAAACATATTTAGCGGTTGTACTAGCTGTTCTTGCCATGAAGACCGGTTCAGCGAAACGAATTATTCTGACGCGTCCTGCAGTCGAGGCAGGAGAGAGCCTGGGCTTCCTTCCTGGCGACTTGAAAGAAAAAGTGGACCCATATCTGCGTCCGCTTTACGATGCACTGCACGATGTCCTGGGAGCAGAACAAACGGATAGGCTTATGGAACGGGGAGTCATTGAAATTGCACCGCTCGCTTATATGAGGGGACGGACGCTCGATGATGCATTTATTATTCTCGATGAAGCTCAGAATACGACAAAAGCGCAGATGAAAATGTTTTTAACACGACTGGGCTTTGGTTCGAAAATGGTGATCAATGGAGATAAAACGCAAATCGACTTACCGAGGGGTACTGAATCGGGATTGATTGTTGCAGAATCAATACTTAAAAAAGTCGGCGATATCCATTTCCAATATCTGGAGCAAGGGGATGTTGTGCGCCATCCGCTCGTTGCTAAAATAATTGAAGCATATGAACAAGAGCAGTCATAGTAAGTGACTGCTTTTTCTTTAGTATCTAGCTGCTCTACTAATAGATAGAGAGGCAGGGGAGAGATTTCAATGTTCCAGCCAATTTGGAAACTATTTAAATCCATTAAATTTACTTATTTCTCATTATTCCTCATCGGATTGTCGACTATACTTCTTTTTTCTTTTATGTATGGGAGTGTAAAGAAAGAAACGTATGAGTTAGAGGAATTTCAAATTTCTCCTGATACCATCCGTTCACTGAAAACGGTTGAAGATACTGTGAAAACGGAACAGGAAAAGGAACGCGCTGCTCATGAAGTAGGCCCCGCGTATGTATTTTCAGAAGACATTGCAAGAAACAGGCAGGCAATCGCAACATCACTTTTTGACTTCCTTATCGAAGTGAAAAACGCGAATGAGCCAGATCAGACTGAATCAGAAGTGCCGGTTAAGCCTGTAAAGGAACAAGTTGCTGAAATGCGTGCTAAATTGGCCAATTTAGAAAAGGAAGAGCCTAGTCTGCGGCTAAGTGACGATGCAATCTCTAGTCTTTTAGCCCAAAAGACGGATGCTTTGCTGGAAATGCAACAAGTTCTTGTTAGCGTAATGGGAGAGGAATTATCAAAACCGATCAGAACGGCTGATTTATCGACTGTCCGGTATGAAGTGGAGCGGAAGATCCGACTTACTGATTCGTTGCCCGCATCTGTCTTACAAACTTTGACAACACTTAGCAGGTCGCTTGTGGTTGAAACAGAGTCGGTTAATGAGGAGTCAACAAAGGCACGGATTGAAAGGGCGAAGGAAACCGTTGAACCTACCCGTATCTTGCAAGGACAAGTAATAGTACGTGAAGGCCAGGTTATAGATAAAGAAGTATTTAGGCAATTAGAGCTTGCGGGCGTATTGTCAAATCAGTCATCCATGAAACCGCTGGCAGGCCTCATTTTATTTGTGCTGTTTGTTGGCGCGATTATATACATGCATTTCTTGTCATGGAATGAAAATAGGGTTGTGAAGAAAAAGGCTTTGCTCATTGTACTAGCTGTCTTTTTCCTGCTCGTGATTATG of the Sporosarcina sp. FSL K6-1508 genome contains:
- a CDS encoding PhoH family protein encodes the protein MIQLHVEDPNEAVMLLGMSDQNMKLIEEELDVSIMTRGETISLNGEEENRSSAKVLLEQLLKVIRKGININQRDVSTALEMVKSGTIEYFAELYDEEISRNMKGKAIRAKTIGQREYVNAVRTRDLVFCIGPAGTGKTYLAVVLAVLAMKTGSAKRIILTRPAVEAGESLGFLPGDLKEKVDPYLRPLYDALHDVLGAEQTDRLMERGVIEIAPLAYMRGRTLDDAFIILDEAQNTTKAQMKMFLTRLGFGSKMVINGDKTQIDLPRGTESGLIVAESILKKVGDIHFQYLEQGDVVRHPLVAKIIEAYEQEQS
- the floA gene encoding flotillin-like protein FloA (flotillin-like protein involved in membrane lipid rafts), translating into MAELFGAGSVVTIIAIAFVAILILSVFFTLVPVTLWISAMAAGVRVSIFTLIGMRLRRVIPSRIVNPLIKAHKAGLDVSINQLESHYLAGGNVDRVVNALIAAHRANIELTFERAAAIDLAGRDVLEAVQMSVNPKVIETPFIAGVAMNGIEVKAKARITVRANIDRLVGGAGEETIVARVGEGIISTIGSSIDHAKVLENPDMISQTVLAKGLDSGTAFEILSIDIADVDIGKNIGAELQTEQAMADKNIAQAKAEERRAMAVASEQEMKAKVEEMRAKVVSAEAEVPLAMAEALRQGNIGVMDYVNYKNIQADTGMRDSISNFGGNRDDSEIKKD
- a CDS encoding sporulation protein YqfD produces the protein MMRKRFEVKLSGDGNLPGLLTKLITTRTKIASLSVVDGVARFQTDRNGLRVIRRNRRHYRLKAEIKVAGIESGSNRIFSSKRFLIACLIPFGASFFLWTVDIESNIPEVVDRIDKKLDKISIVPLKPLASIPDEGEIRRELMLDDPALSWVRFERVGTSLTVIPMLSPPSNDKIEKDGPPSDLVARTGGVITRFELKKGERVGRVHQTVKEGDVLATGILEQGDKTTIVGADGAVYADYWVEYSFSLPKKIDFQLQGEEIVDYTFKLPWDQQDETGRFPWSFVKTDRYMKETAGQFELKKGMEETVLIPLLKNKLLSDSFSKAIILDEKVLHVTFDNDKVSGTILFLINDNIAVKRLIPKETEPIG
- a CDS encoding NfeD family protein; the encoded protein is MRKMIGRVLLFILFVSVFAFPLLETGAATSKVYKVPVENVVEKGLYAFLQRSFTEAKEAKAEAIILEINTPGGFTDAADQIAKLMDESDLRVIAYINNKAMSAGAFIALHADEIYMAPTATMGAAQVIDSEGNAAGVKAQSAWVADMITAAESKGRKPIYAEAMADPDIDLHDYRAGVGKLLTLKADEAKKVGYSEETVASFNELRKVTGLENAEIISTSETFTEKIARFITNPVVVPILLSIAGLGFVLELYSPGFGVPGTMAGISLILFFYGHLVAGLAGYETIILFLIGVVLIVAEFFLPHGIAGVIGTLAIIGSIIMAGGNPVYMAISVLIAVAIAVIGMVIIMKFFGKKLHLLNKVVLMDTTDTESGYVSNVNRIELLGRIAKTSTALRPSGAIELDGERIDVVSEGSYIAKGISVIIVKVEGSRVVVRESVEKGEIK